From one Thamnophis elegans isolate rThaEle1 chromosome 9, rThaEle1.pri, whole genome shotgun sequence genomic stretch:
- the MTTP gene encoding microsomal triglyceride transfer protein large subunit, with amino-acid sequence MIICILCKPAMVLLTVLFPCIISTYSASVKGHNTGPRINNDKLYKFAYSTQVLLDRVRGLPHESVGYRISSGVDVNLVWRNPNNDDDQLIKIAITDVSLENVNERPVGKDIFQQKDTNKLYEKEHLAALKRPVFLHWIRGKVKNFYCYEDEASIIKNFKRGLVSLFQIQLNSGATSEIDICGKCNVTYQTRQNQITKVKALNSCQLKQPSVTNHNQLFDVKKKSTSAVIYILEDTFIKSVRAEENHIFNLKSLQIIDAKVISKQKLELKSTEAGPRMKAGKQVASIIKALDSNYVAISLMADPVSYECKHCPSLFQQWMVIRKQLEPDNLSKADAAKGFLAFIESLKKATKEEILQLLRNENNTEILPQLVDAVASTHTSASLEAMLDFLDFKNKSESLLQERFLYASGFTSHPNELLLRSLINKYRSPIGNNEIREMVIIIAGALIRKLCNVGGCKLPAVVEAKKLIFQGLNKADKADDVKMFLLALKNALLPEAVPVLLKFAESGEGPISNIAVTALQRYDHSSITTEVKKTMNRIYHQNYKVHEKTVRTTAAAIIFNSNPSFMEVKNLLLSIGELPLEMNKYMLSLVQDILRFEMPASKMIRKVLKDILIHNYDRFSKMGSSSAFSGYLTRGQILSSTYSLDILYSGSGILRRSNMNIFLFNKFAQLHASQVIIEAQGLESIIAASADEGEENLDSFAGLSAIMFDVQLRPVTFFQGYSDLMSKMFSATGDPINVVKGLILLFDFSQAIQLQSGLICNAEFKGGMTIDVSGGMEFSLWYRESKTKVKNRGAVAMVGNFVVDAMFVKAGLETTSEIEAMLDFVTTVKFSQYPFLVCMQMDKTESPFRQHLTKYESLPSGKPYISRKRKVSLVAGSEYPLHQENSHMCRKVFSDQDDFSEAWF; translated from the exons GCCACAATACTGGTCCTCGAATAAACAATGACAAATTATACAAATTTGCCTATTCCACCCAAGTTCTTCTCGACAGAGTGAGAGGTTTACCCCACGAGAGTGTGGGCTATCGAATTTCCTCTGGAGTGGATGTCAACTTAGTTTGGAGAAATCCCAATAATGACGATGACCAGTTGATCAAAATTGCG ATTACAGATGTATCACTTGAAAATGTGAATGAGCGTCCTGTAGGAAAAGACATTTTTCAGCAGAAAGACACCAATAAACTATATGAAAAAGAGCATCTTGCTGCTTTAAAAAGGCCTGTATTTCTGCATTGGATTCGTGGAAAG GTTAAAAATTTCTACTGCTATGAAGATGAAGCTTCTATTATCAAGAACTTTAAGAGAGGCCTGGTTAGCTTATTTCAAATACAGCTAAATTCTGGAGCTACAAGCGAG ATTGATATCTGTGGAAAATGCAATGTGACTTATCAAACTCGACAGAATCAGATCACTAAAGTGAAAGCCCTGAACTCTTGCCAATTAAAACAGCCAAGTGTAACTAACCACAATCAG CTCTTCGACGTAAAGAAAAAATCCACTTCCGCTGTAATTTATATACTAGAGGACACCTTCATTAAATCTGTGAGGGCTGAAGAAAACcatatttttaatttgaaatCTCTGCAAATTATTGATGCCAAAGTTATTTCAAA gcAGAAACTGGAACTGAAGTCAACTGAAGCTGGTCCAAGAATGAAGGCTGGGAAGCAAGTTGCCAGCATTATAAAGGCTCTGGATTCAAATTATGTGGCAATTTCTTTGATGGCAGATCCTGTCTCTTATGAATGCAAACATTGTCCATCA CTGTTTCAGCAGTGGATGGTCATTCGAAAACAGCTTGAACCAGATAATCTTTCAAAAGCCGATGCCGCAAAAGGATTTTTGGCATTTATCGAGAGCCTGAagaaagcaacaaaagaagaaatcTTACAGCTACTgagaaatgaaaataatacagaaaTACT TCCCCAACTAGTTGATGCAGTGGCCTCCACACATACTTCAGCCTCTCTGGAAGCAATGTTGGATTTTCTGGATTTCAAGAACAAGAGTGAATCTCTCCTTCAGGAACGGTTCCTCTATGCTtctggtttcacttctcatcccaatgAGTTATTACTCAGATCTTTAATT AATAAATACAGGAGTCCAATTGGTAACAATGAAATCAGAGAAATGGTTATTATTATTGCCGGCGCACTCATCAGAAAACTGTGCAACGTGGGAGGCTGCAAACTGCCT GCTGTTGTGGAAGCCAAGAAACTGATATTCCAAGGCTTGAATAAAGCAGATAAAGCTGATGATGTGAAGATGTTCCTTTTGGCACTGAAAAATGCCCTTTTGCCAGAAGCTGTTCCTGTGCTGCTAAAATTCGCTGAGTCAGGAGAAGGACCTATCAGCAACATTGCTGTTACTGCGCTACAGAGATATGATCATTCATCCATCACTACTGAG GTGAAAAAAACCATGAACAGGATTTACCACCAGAATTATAAAGTTCATGAGAAGACCGTAAGAACCACAGCTGCTGCTATTATCTTCAACAGCAATCCGTCCTTCATGGAAGTTAAAAACCTCCTCCTCTCTATTGGAGAGCTGCCACTGGAGATGAATAAGTACATGCTTTCACTAGTCCAGGACATACTACGTTTTGAAATGCCTGCCAG CAAAATGATCCGTAAAGTCCTGAAGGACATATTGATTCATAATTATGACCGATTTTCCAAAATGGGTTCTTCTTCGGCCTTCTCTGGTTATCTAACAC GTGGCCAAATTCTATCATCTACATATAGCCTTGATATACTGTACTCTGGTTCCGGTATCTTAAGAAGAAGCAACATGAatatctttcttttcaataaatttGCTCAACTTCATGCCAGCCAG GTGATAATTGAAGCTCAAGGTCTGGAATCTATTATAGCTGCATCTGCAGATGAAGGAGAAGAAAATCTTGACTCCTTTGCTGGTTTGTCAGCAATCATGTTTGATGTTCAACTCCGGCCAGTTACTTTTTTCCAAGGATATAGTGATTTAATGTCTAAAATGTTCTCAGCCACTGGAGACCCCATTAATGTAGTGAAAGGGCTCATCCTTCTGTTTGATTTCTCACAG GCTATCCAGCTGCAATCTGGGCTGATTTGCAATGCTGAATTCAAAGGAGGTATGACAATTGATGTATCAGGAGGAATGGAGTTCAGCCTTTGGTACAGAGAATCcaaaacaaaagttaaaaatcG GGGAGCTGTGGCTATGGTTGGTAACTTTGTTGTGGATGCTATGTTTGTGAAGGCTGgcctggaaaccacttctgaaatcgaAGCAATGTTGGATTTTGTCACCACAGTGAAATTTTCACAATACCCGTTTTTGGTCTGCATGCAGATGGATAAAACCGAAAGTCCATTTAG gcaACACCTAACAAAATATGAAAGTCTTCCTTCTGGAAAGCCGTACATCTCTCGGAAAAGAAAAGTGAGCTTGGTGGCAGGTTCTGAATATCCCCTTCACCAAGAAAATTCCCACATGTGCAGGAAAGTCTTCAGTGACCAAGACGATTTTTCTGAAGCTTGGTTTTGA